Proteins encoded in a region of the Mycolicibacterium neoaurum genome:
- a CDS encoding PaaI family thioesterase: MSYPLNTPVGRFGICDVEQGPTTYSAALPVEAWRNPFTGAPSLAAVGVLVDHIAGYPNHARRPDDHWTVTSELTIEFCPGAQHTLAADHAAPIMATSRTLGVPAGTSLSVCDLTHDGRPIGHATIRSFYIEAASGNADLPAPEPGPDTILPTELGDLLAVEVAEAGAESGGARVLRQHAHPAINNHLGAVHGGIVAAGLELVSAAALNTDPAQRPLHTASLRINYLRRLIGGGQAHYRGTALHAGRSSGVAEAQGFDADGRLALTARLTAYRD, translated from the coding sequence ATGTCATACCCACTGAACACTCCGGTCGGTCGCTTCGGCATATGCGATGTCGAGCAGGGACCGACCACCTATTCGGCCGCCCTGCCGGTCGAGGCCTGGCGCAATCCGTTCACCGGGGCACCGAGCCTGGCAGCCGTGGGAGTTCTGGTCGATCACATTGCCGGCTACCCCAACCATGCTCGCCGGCCTGACGACCATTGGACGGTAACCAGCGAGCTGACAATCGAGTTCTGCCCGGGCGCACAGCACACGCTGGCTGCCGATCACGCCGCACCGATCATGGCAACCAGTCGGACGCTCGGCGTCCCCGCCGGAACCTCACTGTCGGTATGCGACCTCACGCACGACGGCCGGCCGATCGGGCACGCCACGATACGGTCCTTCTACATCGAAGCCGCTTCGGGCAATGCGGATCTGCCCGCTCCCGAGCCGGGACCGGACACGATTCTGCCGACCGAACTCGGCGATCTGCTGGCCGTCGAGGTGGCCGAGGCCGGAGCTGAGTCGGGCGGCGCACGCGTGCTTCGGCAGCACGCGCACCCGGCGATCAACAATCACCTCGGCGCCGTGCACGGCGGAATCGTGGCCGCCGGCCTGGAATTGGTGTCCGCCGCTGCACTGAACACCGACCCTGCACAGCGACCACTGCACACCGCGTCGCTGCGGATCAACTATCTGCGCCGCCTGATCGGCGGCGGTCAGGCTCATTACCGCGGGACCGCGCTGCACGCCGGGCGCAGCAGTGGAGTGGCCGAGGCCCAGGGTTTCGACGCCGACGGCCGGTTGGCGCTGACCGCTCGCCTGACGGCCTACCGGGACTAG
- the gltB gene encoding glutamate synthase large subunit, with translation MGNVPSGLYNPAYEHDSCGVAMVADMHGRRSRDIVDKAITALLNLEHRGAAGAEPNTGDGAGILIQVPDEFLRAVIKEQGLGFELPAEGSYATGIAFLPQSARDANLACEAVQKIVEAEGLQLLGWRDVPHDDSSLGALARDAMPTLRQVFIAGASGMDLERRAYVIRKRAEHELGTKGPGQDGPGRETVYFPSLSGQTFVYKGMLTTPQLRAFYLDLQDERLTSALGIVHSRFSTNTFPSWPLAHPFRRVAHNGEINTVTGNENWMKAREALIHTDVFGYHNDLNKIFPVCTPGASDTARFDEVLELLHLGGRSIAHAVLMMIPEAWERNTEMDPALRAFYQYHGSLMEPWDGPASVCFTDGTVIGAVLDRNGLRPSRIWVTQDGLVVMASEAGVLDLDPSTVVQKIRLQPGRMFLVDTAQGRIVSDEEIKSQLAAEHPYQEWLDAGLFHVDDLPPGKYVKMPHHRVVLRQQAFGYTYEELNLLVAPMARTGAEALGSMGTDTPIAVLSQRPRMLYDYFQQLFAQVTNPPLDAIREEVVTSLQGTVGPEGDLLNPDENSCRQIVLPQPILRNADLSKLVDVDPDHEINGHKHGMRAAVVSCLYPVADGGAGLRRALEDVRTKVSQAIRNGARIIVLSDRESTEWLAPIPSLLSVAAVHHHLVRERTRTQVGLVVESGDAREVHHMAMLCGFGAAAINPYMAFESIDDMIDRGVITGLSSDAAKANYVKAAGKGVLKVMSKMGISTLASYTGAQLFQAIGINQRVLDEYFSGLHCPTGGIDLDDIAADVAARHELAYLDRPDEWAHRELEVGGEYQWRREGEYHLFNPDTVFKLQHSTRTGQYEVFKEYTKLVDDQSERMASLRGLLKFKEGVREPVPLDEVEPASEIVKRFSTGAMSYGSISAEAHETLAIAMNRLGGRSNSGEGGESVDRFEPDENGDWRRSAIKQVASGRFGVTSHYLTNCTDIQIKMAQGAKPGEGGQLPGHKVYPWVAEVRHSTPGVGLISPPPHHDIYSIEDLAQLIHDLKNANPSARIHVKLVSENGVGTVAAGVSKAHADVVLISGHDGGTGATPLTSQKHAGAPWELGLAETQQTLLLNGLRDRIVVQVDGQLKTGRDVVIAALLGGEEFGFATAPLVVSGCIMMRVCHLDTCPVGVATQNPLLRQRFNGKPEFVENFFMFIAEEVRELMAQLGFRTINEMVGQVGALDTTRAAAHWKAHKLDLAPVLHEPESAFMNQDLYCSSRQDHGLDKALDQQLITQCREALDDGTPVRFTTKIANVNRTVGTMLGHEVTKAYGGEGLPDGTIDITFEGSAGNSFGAFVPRGITLRVHGDANDYVGKGLSGGRIVVRPPGNAPSDYVAEDNIIAGNVILFGATTGQAYLRGQVGERFAVRNSGAHAVVEGVGDHGCEYMTGGKVVILGRTGRNFAAGMSGGVAYVYDPDGRLPGNVNGEMVDLDDLSAEDLEVLQEMIVAHVDTTDSAVGRRILADWDGAAKQFVKVMPRDYKRVLTAIEEAENSGQDVGEAIMAAARG, from the coding sequence ATGGGAAATGTGCCCAGCGGCCTCTACAACCCCGCATACGAGCACGACTCATGCGGCGTGGCCATGGTGGCCGATATGCACGGTCGCCGCAGCCGCGACATCGTCGACAAGGCGATCACCGCGCTGCTGAACCTCGAGCACCGCGGTGCCGCCGGGGCCGAGCCCAACACCGGTGACGGTGCGGGCATCCTGATCCAGGTTCCCGACGAGTTCCTGCGCGCGGTGATCAAAGAGCAGGGCCTGGGCTTCGAGCTTCCCGCCGAGGGCAGCTACGCCACCGGTATCGCTTTCCTCCCACAGTCCGCCCGCGACGCCAACCTTGCCTGCGAGGCCGTGCAGAAGATCGTCGAGGCCGAGGGGCTGCAGCTGCTCGGCTGGCGCGACGTCCCGCACGACGATTCCTCCTTGGGTGCGCTCGCCCGCGACGCCATGCCGACGCTGCGACAGGTCTTCATCGCCGGTGCCTCCGGCATGGATCTGGAGCGTCGGGCCTACGTGATCCGCAAGCGCGCCGAGCACGAGCTGGGTACCAAGGGCCCCGGTCAGGACGGCCCCGGGCGCGAAACCGTCTACTTCCCAAGCCTTTCCGGACAGACATTCGTCTACAAGGGCATGCTGACCACTCCGCAGCTGCGGGCCTTCTACCTGGACCTGCAGGACGAGCGGTTGACCAGCGCGCTGGGCATCGTGCACTCACGGTTCTCCACCAACACGTTCCCGTCGTGGCCGCTGGCGCACCCGTTCCGCCGCGTCGCCCACAACGGTGAGATCAACACCGTCACCGGCAACGAGAACTGGATGAAGGCCCGTGAGGCGCTGATCCACACGGACGTCTTCGGGTACCACAACGACCTGAACAAGATCTTCCCGGTCTGCACCCCCGGCGCATCGGACACCGCTCGTTTCGACGAGGTGCTCGAGCTGCTGCACCTGGGCGGTCGCAGCATCGCGCACGCGGTGCTGATGATGATCCCGGAGGCCTGGGAGCGCAATACGGAGATGGACCCGGCGCTGCGGGCGTTCTACCAGTACCACGGGTCACTGATGGAGCCGTGGGATGGACCGGCGTCGGTGTGCTTCACCGATGGCACCGTCATCGGCGCCGTGCTCGACCGCAACGGCCTGCGCCCATCGCGCATCTGGGTGACCCAGGACGGTTTGGTCGTGATGGCCTCCGAGGCCGGTGTGCTGGACCTCGACCCGTCCACCGTCGTGCAGAAGATCCGGTTGCAGCCGGGCCGCATGTTCCTGGTCGACACGGCGCAGGGCCGCATCGTCTCCGACGAGGAGATCAAGTCGCAGCTTGCGGCCGAGCATCCCTATCAGGAATGGCTGGACGCCGGTCTCTTCCATGTCGACGATCTGCCCCCCGGCAAGTACGTCAAGATGCCGCACCACCGCGTCGTGCTGCGTCAGCAGGCCTTCGGTTACACCTACGAGGAGCTGAACTTGCTGGTCGCGCCGATGGCGCGCACCGGTGCCGAGGCGTTGGGCTCGATGGGCACCGACACCCCGATCGCCGTGTTGTCGCAGCGACCGAGGATGCTCTACGACTACTTCCAGCAGCTGTTCGCCCAGGTGACCAATCCGCCGCTGGACGCTATCCGTGAAGAGGTCGTCACCAGCCTGCAGGGCACCGTCGGCCCCGAGGGCGACCTTCTCAACCCGGACGAGAACTCCTGCCGCCAGATCGTGCTGCCTCAGCCGATCCTGCGTAACGCCGATCTGTCCAAGCTCGTCGATGTCGATCCCGACCACGAGATCAACGGCCACAAGCACGGCATGCGCGCCGCGGTGGTGAGCTGTCTGTACCCCGTCGCCGACGGCGGGGCCGGTCTGCGCCGCGCGTTGGAGGACGTCCGCACCAAGGTCAGCCAGGCCATCCGCAACGGCGCCCGCATCATCGTGCTGTCCGACCGCGAATCCACTGAGTGGCTGGCTCCGATCCCTTCATTGCTCTCGGTCGCCGCCGTGCACCACCATCTGGTCCGCGAGCGCACCCGCACCCAGGTCGGGCTGGTCGTCGAGTCCGGTGACGCCCGCGAGGTGCACCACATGGCGATGCTGTGTGGATTCGGCGCCGCCGCCATCAACCCCTACATGGCCTTCGAGTCGATCGACGACATGATCGACCGCGGTGTCATCACCGGTCTGTCCAGCGACGCAGCCAAGGCCAATTACGTCAAGGCCGCCGGCAAGGGCGTGCTGAAGGTGATGTCGAAGATGGGCATCTCCACACTGGCCTCCTACACCGGCGCCCAGCTGTTCCAGGCCATCGGCATCAACCAGCGGGTGCTCGACGAGTACTTCTCCGGGTTGCACTGTCCCACCGGCGGTATCGACCTCGACGATATCGCCGCCGATGTCGCAGCCCGCCACGAGCTGGCGTACCTGGATCGGCCCGACGAGTGGGCGCACCGCGAGCTCGAGGTCGGCGGTGAGTACCAGTGGCGTCGCGAGGGTGAATACCACCTGTTCAACCCCGACACCGTGTTCAAGCTGCAGCACTCGACCCGCACCGGGCAGTACGAGGTGTTCAAGGAGTACACCAAGCTGGTCGACGACCAGAGTGAGCGGATGGCCTCCTTGCGCGGCCTGCTGAAGTTCAAAGAAGGTGTGCGCGAACCAGTTCCGCTCGACGAGGTGGAGCCGGCCAGCGAAATCGTCAAGCGGTTCTCGACCGGTGCCATGAGCTACGGCTCGATCTCGGCCGAGGCGCACGAGACCTTGGCGATCGCCATGAACCGCCTCGGCGGGCGCTCGAACTCCGGTGAGGGCGGCGAGAGCGTCGACCGCTTCGAACCCGACGAGAACGGGGATTGGCGGCGTAGTGCCATCAAGCAGGTTGCCTCCGGCCGCTTCGGCGTGACGAGCCACTACCTGACCAATTGCACCGATATCCAGATCAAGATGGCCCAGGGCGCCAAGCCCGGTGAGGGCGGCCAACTTCCGGGCCACAAGGTGTACCCGTGGGTCGCGGAGGTGCGGCACTCCACGCCCGGTGTCGGTCTGATCTCCCCGCCGCCGCACCATGACATCTACTCGATCGAAGATCTGGCGCAGCTGATCCACGATCTGAAGAACGCCAATCCGTCGGCGCGTATCCACGTGAAGCTGGTCAGTGAGAACGGTGTCGGCACCGTCGCCGCGGGCGTCTCCAAGGCGCATGCCGACGTGGTGCTCATCTCCGGGCACGATGGCGGTACCGGTGCCACCCCGCTGACCTCGCAGAAGCATGCCGGCGCTCCCTGGGAGCTCGGGCTTGCCGAGACTCAGCAGACCCTGCTGCTCAACGGCCTTCGTGATCGCATCGTCGTCCAGGTCGACGGCCAGCTCAAGACCGGCCGCGATGTGGTGATCGCCGCGTTGCTCGGCGGCGAGGAGTTCGGCTTCGCCACCGCGCCGCTGGTGGTGTCGGGTTGCATCATGATGCGGGTGTGCCATCTGGACACCTGCCCGGTGGGCGTCGCGACCCAGAATCCGCTGCTGCGTCAGCGTTTCAACGGCAAGCCCGAGTTCGTGGAGAACTTTTTCATGTTCATCGCCGAAGAAGTTCGAGAGCTGATGGCGCAGTTGGGATTCCGCACGATCAACGAGATGGTCGGTCAGGTGGGTGCGCTGGACACCACACGGGCCGCCGCGCACTGGAAGGCGCACAAGCTGGATCTCGCGCCGGTGTTGCACGAGCCCGAGTCCGCGTTCATGAACCAGGACCTGTACTGCAGCTCGCGTCAGGATCATGGGCTGGACAAGGCCCTGGATCAGCAGCTGATCACCCAGTGCCGCGAGGCGCTGGATGACGGAACGCCGGTGCGTTTCACCACCAAGATCGCCAACGTCAACCGGACCGTTGGCACTATGCTGGGCCACGAAGTCACCAAAGCCTATGGCGGCGAAGGGCTTCCCGACGGCACCATCGACATCACCTTCGAAGGTTCGGCGGGTAACAGCTTCGGGGCGTTCGTGCCGCGCGGTATCACGCTGCGGGTGCACGGCGACGCCAACGACTATGTCGGCAAGGGACTTTCCGGTGGTCGGATCGTGGTGCGCCCGCCCGGCAACGCGCCTAGCGATTATGTGGCCGAAGACAACATCATCGCCGGCAACGTGATCCTGTTCGGTGCGACGACCGGGCAGGCGTATCTGCGCGGTCAGGTCGGTGAGCGGTTCGCGGTGCGCAACTCGGGTGCCCACGCCGTCGTCGAGGGCGTCGGCGATCACGGTTGCGAGTACATGACCGGTGGCAAGGTCGTCATCCTCGGCCGCACCGGTCGCAACTTCGCGGCGGGCATGTCCGGCGGCGTCGCATATGTCTACGACCCGGACGGGCGACTGCCCGGCAATGTGAACGGCGAGATGGTCGATCTGGACGACCTGAGCGCCGAGGACCTCGAGGTGTTGCAGGAGATGATCGTGGCGCATGTCGATACGACGGATTCGGCGGTGGGCCGCCGGATCCTGGCCGACTGGGATGGTGCGGCCAAGCAATTCGTCAAGGTGATGCCCCGTGATTACAAGCGGGTGCTGACAGCCATCGAGGAGGCCGAGAACTCCGGCCAGGACGTGGGCGAGGCGATCATGGCGGCGGCCCGTGGCTGA
- a CDS encoding glutamate synthase subunit beta: MADPSGFLKHTVRQTPARRPVDLRLKDWKEVYEEFDHETLQVQASRCMDCGIPFCHNGCPLGNLIPEWNDLVYRDRWRDGIERLHATNNFPEFTGRLCPAPCEASCVLGINQDPVTIKQVEVELIDNAFDEGWVTPMVPTVRTMKKVAVVGSGPAGLAAAQQLTRAGHSVTVFERADRIGGLLRYGIPEFKMEKRHIDRRLEQMAAEGTQFRTGVNVGVDITVEQLDEEYDAVVLAGGATAWRDLPIPGRELDGIHQAMEYLPWANRLQQGDDVAGADGEPPITAKGKKVVIIGGGDTGADCLGTAHRQGAASVHQFEIMPRPPETRAESTPWPTYPLMYRVASAHEEGGERVFSVNTEEFVGTDGRVNSLKVHEVQMKAGKFEKVEGSDFELEADIVFLAMGFVGPEREGLLTDLGVELTDRGNVARDKDFQTNVPGVFVAGDMGRGQSLIVWAIAEGRAAAAGVDRYLMGESALPRPIAPTAAPQR; the protein is encoded by the coding sequence GTGGCTGATCCGAGCGGTTTCCTCAAGCACACCGTCCGTCAGACGCCGGCGCGGCGGCCGGTCGACCTGCGCCTGAAGGACTGGAAAGAGGTCTACGAGGAGTTCGACCACGAGACCCTGCAGGTGCAGGCGTCGCGGTGCATGGACTGCGGTATTCCGTTCTGTCACAACGGTTGTCCCCTGGGTAACTTGATTCCCGAGTGGAACGATCTGGTGTACCGGGACCGCTGGCGCGACGGTATCGAGCGGCTGCACGCCACCAACAACTTCCCGGAATTCACCGGCCGGCTGTGTCCCGCGCCGTGCGAGGCGTCCTGTGTGCTGGGAATCAACCAGGATCCGGTGACCATCAAGCAGGTCGAGGTCGAGCTGATCGACAACGCCTTCGACGAGGGTTGGGTCACTCCCATGGTCCCGACCGTCCGGACGATGAAGAAGGTCGCTGTCGTCGGCTCCGGCCCGGCCGGGCTGGCCGCCGCGCAGCAGTTGACCCGGGCCGGTCACAGCGTCACGGTGTTCGAACGTGCTGACCGGATCGGCGGGTTGCTGCGCTACGGGATTCCCGAGTTCAAGATGGAGAAGCGCCATATCGACCGCCGGCTGGAGCAGATGGCGGCCGAAGGGACGCAGTTCCGCACGGGCGTGAACGTCGGCGTGGACATCACCGTCGAGCAGTTGGACGAGGAGTACGACGCCGTCGTGCTCGCCGGCGGTGCCACCGCCTGGCGCGACCTGCCGATCCCCGGTCGCGAACTCGACGGCATCCACCAGGCGATGGAGTACCTGCCGTGGGCCAACCGCCTGCAGCAGGGTGATGACGTGGCCGGAGCGGACGGCGAACCGCCGATCACCGCCAAGGGCAAGAAGGTCGTCATCATCGGCGGCGGCGACACCGGTGCCGACTGCCTGGGCACCGCGCACCGCCAGGGTGCGGCGAGCGTCCACCAGTTCGAGATCATGCCGCGCCCGCCGGAGACGCGGGCCGAGTCGACCCCGTGGCCGACCTACCCGCTGATGTATCGGGTGGCTTCGGCGCACGAGGAGGGCGGCGAGCGCGTCTTCTCGGTCAATACCGAAGAGTTCGTCGGAACCGACGGCCGGGTGAACTCGCTGAAGGTGCACGAGGTGCAGATGAAGGCCGGGAAGTTCGAGAAGGTCGAGGGTTCGGACTTCGAACTCGAGGCCGATATCGTCTTCCTGGCGATGGGCTTCGTGGGCCCCGAGCGCGAGGGCCTGCTCACCGACCTCGGAGTCGAGCTGACCGATCGCGGCAACGTCGCCCGCGACAAGGACTTCCAGACCAATGTTCCCGGCGTCTTCGTGGCCGGTGACATGGGTCGTGGGCAGTCCCTCATCGTGTGGGCGATCGCCGAGGGCCGCGCCGCCGCGGCCGGTGTCGACCGTTACCTGATGGGTGAGTCGGCGCTGCCGCGACCGATTGCGCCGACGGCGGCGCCACAGCGATAA
- a CDS encoding LLM class F420-dependent oxidoreductase produces the protein MDFAFKTSPQNTTWSDMLAIWKTADDIDVLQSGWTFDHFYPIFSDSSGPCMEGWTTLTALAQATERLRVGVLVTGIHYRHPAVLANMASALDIISGGRLELGIGAGWNEEESGAYGIELGTIKERFDRFEEACEVLKGLLSQESTTFDGKFYQLKDARNEPKGPQQPHPPFCIGGSGEKRTLRITAKYADHWNFVGGTPEEFARKRDVLAAHCADLGRDPKEITLSAHIRLGEDRNYRRVVEDAIALGAEGLDLAIIYLPPPYDPAVLEPLAETIRDSGLLTRS, from the coding sequence GTGGACTTTGCCTTCAAAACCTCACCGCAGAACACCACCTGGTCGGACATGCTGGCCATCTGGAAGACCGCCGACGACATCGACGTCTTACAGTCGGGGTGGACCTTCGACCACTTCTACCCGATCTTCTCCGATTCGAGCGGTCCGTGCATGGAGGGCTGGACGACGCTGACTGCGCTCGCCCAGGCCACCGAGCGGCTGCGGGTGGGGGTGCTGGTCACCGGCATCCATTACCGACACCCCGCCGTGCTGGCCAATATGGCCTCGGCGCTGGACATCATCTCCGGTGGCCGCCTGGAACTCGGGATCGGCGCCGGCTGGAACGAGGAGGAGTCCGGCGCCTACGGCATCGAGCTCGGCACCATCAAGGAGCGTTTCGACCGCTTCGAGGAGGCGTGCGAGGTCCTCAAGGGGCTGCTGAGCCAGGAATCCACCACGTTCGACGGCAAGTTCTACCAACTGAAGGACGCCCGAAACGAGCCGAAGGGCCCGCAGCAGCCGCATCCCCCGTTCTGTATCGGCGGCAGCGGTGAGAAGCGCACGCTGAGGATCACCGCGAAGTACGCCGACCACTGGAACTTCGTGGGCGGCACCCCGGAGGAGTTCGCCCGCAAGCGCGACGTGCTGGCTGCGCATTGCGCCGATCTCGGTCGCGATCCCAAAGAGATCACGCTCTCGGCCCATATCCGGCTCGGCGAGGATCGCAACTATCGCAGAGTCGTCGAAGACGCCATCGCGTTGGGCGCCGAGGGCCTGGACCTTGCGATCATCTACTTGCCGCCGCCGTACGACCCCGCGGTCTTGGAACCGCTCGCCGAGACCATCAGGGATTCGGGACTGCTGACCCGTTCCTAA
- a CDS encoding YbaB/EbfC family DNA-binding protein — MNTRDTDPWNDEDPDENDGGTLHEFSFADLDVFATDHCAEPDSPGVRSWSDDATDEPADTQVDALLFTVANPADSVSATALIGGQIYRIDLSPQVESMTEAELSDEILFIASLASQQALAGQHLLVSAHMTSMGSDRVATQSFLEHSLRLPTPEAVLATKARVFADRYLDQDD, encoded by the coding sequence ATGAATACCAGGGACACCGACCCATGGAACGACGAGGATCCTGACGAAAACGACGGCGGAACACTTCATGAGTTCAGCTTCGCCGACCTCGACGTATTTGCCACAGATCATTGTGCCGAACCAGACTCTCCCGGTGTCAGATCCTGGTCCGACGACGCCACCGACGAGCCAGCTGACACCCAAGTTGACGCACTGCTCTTCACGGTCGCGAATCCAGCCGACTCAGTCAGCGCGACCGCACTCATCGGCGGTCAGATCTACCGCATCGATCTATCGCCACAGGTTGAGTCAATGACAGAGGCCGAGTTGAGCGACGAAATTCTCTTCATCGCGTCGCTGGCAAGTCAGCAAGCCCTGGCTGGCCAGCACCTCTTGGTCAGTGCGCACATGACATCTATGGGTTCTGATCGTGTAGCCACACAGTCATTTCTCGAGCACAGCTTGCGACTCCCGACTCCTGAGGCTGTGCTCGCAACGAAGGCACGAGTGTTCGCCGACAGGTATCTGGATCAGGATGACTGA
- a CDS encoding ESX-1 secretion-associated protein, protein MTTDHEKNLTVLTDHVRTLAKAQDAAVDLFTGANRSALGLADRLWSTHGIICAPMNMVMGLADTARHDAGLQLVKVSNDLSSRLRDAASNYDSTDAAKAGDLGSCQF, encoded by the coding sequence ATGACGACAGACCACGAGAAGAACCTCACAGTTCTCACCGATCATGTTCGGACTCTCGCAAAAGCTCAAGACGCCGCGGTAGATCTGTTCACCGGCGCGAACCGGTCAGCCCTGGGTCTGGCCGACCGGCTTTGGTCCACGCACGGAATAATCTGCGCACCCATGAATATGGTCATGGGCCTGGCCGACACTGCGCGCCACGACGCGGGGTTGCAGCTGGTGAAAGTTTCGAACGACTTGTCGTCAAGACTACGAGACGCAGCTTCCAACTATGATTCAACCGACGCTGCCAAGGCTGGCGACCTCGGTAGCTGCCAATTCTGA
- a CDS encoding EspA/EspE family type VII secretion system effector, with protein MGRWEGFEDLFTIANGVRSGVQDVTGLVGDIATFDAHGIATNGRKVMGDIGDVLTGLEGLGGSVGQIPARYADSVLGKMSDSKILAAAQLGIEAMQATTGSGTPQDGTPLRESSTRLEQAVETLIDAAPKEDRWDGTASGVYKATNASHRRLTSGVQVADSAIAAIIDTQAGQVARTRQTLSDTSQFLYDYGLATAWMNFVPGGAAAKAVGDLATATAALATAGVTMEILTKNVFENALRLRGQLEHYSAAKGDTAGANAHCDDPFPVPDELPAPSPSTPIPGGNSEIPPTRMDPGTPYTPPQPIIPPQYGPPAVPMATGPSLSTTTSPGPPPRPAAPTPSTAAPAGAPAMQGAAQGTIASQRAPVAHGTDVSRHSPGNQDRISE; from the coding sequence ATGGGCCGGTGGGAAGGCTTTGAAGACCTGTTCACCATTGCGAACGGCGTCCGCAGCGGCGTCCAAGACGTGACAGGGCTCGTCGGTGACATAGCCACTTTTGATGCTCATGGGATTGCAACTAACGGTCGCAAGGTCATGGGAGACATCGGCGACGTTCTCACTGGACTCGAGGGCTTGGGCGGCAGTGTCGGCCAGATACCTGCCAGATACGCGGACAGTGTTCTCGGCAAAATGTCCGATTCCAAGATCCTCGCGGCGGCCCAACTCGGCATCGAGGCCATGCAGGCAACGACCGGTTCGGGAACTCCTCAGGACGGCACTCCGCTTAGGGAATCATCTACGCGTCTCGAGCAGGCGGTGGAGACCTTGATCGATGCGGCTCCGAAGGAGGATCGCTGGGACGGCACCGCTTCAGGCGTCTACAAGGCGACAAACGCATCGCATCGCCGGCTCACCTCTGGCGTTCAAGTCGCCGATTCGGCCATTGCGGCGATAATCGACACACAGGCCGGGCAGGTCGCCCGCACCCGCCAGACGCTCTCGGACACCTCGCAGTTCCTTTATGACTACGGGCTGGCGACGGCATGGATGAACTTCGTACCCGGTGGTGCGGCCGCAAAAGCTGTCGGTGACCTCGCTACGGCGACTGCAGCATTGGCCACAGCTGGCGTCACAATGGAGATTCTGACCAAGAACGTCTTCGAGAATGCGCTGCGCCTACGCGGCCAACTTGAGCACTACTCCGCGGCAAAGGGCGACACCGCGGGAGCGAACGCGCATTGCGACGATCCGTTTCCCGTGCCGGACGAGCTTCCTGCCCCCAGCCCGTCGACCCCGATACCTGGCGGCAACTCCGAAATACCGCCGACCAGAATGGATCCCGGCACTCCATACACTCCTCCGCAACCGATAATCCCACCCCAGTACGGACCCCCCGCCGTGCCGATGGCCACGGGGCCGTCCCTGTCTACAACCACCTCGCCGGGCCCACCGCCGCGTCCGGCGGCTCCAACCCCGAGCACTGCAGCACCGGCAGGTGCTCCCGCGATGCAGGGGGCCGCTCAGGGCACCATTGCTTCCCAGCGGGCACCGGTAGCCCACGGCACAGATGTGAGCCGTCACTCCCCCGGCAACCAGGATCGGATCAGCGAATGA
- a CDS encoding PHP domain-containing protein, whose translation MDPVQALRRIAYYKDRAREDSRRVMAYRKAADVVEAMTPEQREKAGKTNSWQTLPGIGPKTATVIAQAWAGREPETLVALRESAADLGGGEIRAALKGDLHLHSNWSDGSAPIPEMMAAAKELGHEYCALTDHSPRLTVANGLSADRLRRQLDVIDELREQFRPMRILTGIEVDILDDGKLDQEPELLERLDIVVASVHSKLKMDAPSMTRRMVRAVSGGQANILGHCTGRLVEGGRGTRPESQFDAEAVFTACRDNGVAVEINSRPERRDPPTRLLDLALEIGCDFSIDTDAHAPGQLDFLGYGAQRALDAAVPLDRIVNSWSAERLLEWADQKR comes from the coding sequence ATGGATCCCGTTCAGGCTCTTCGCCGGATTGCCTACTACAAGGATCGCGCCCGCGAGGATTCTCGGCGTGTGATGGCCTACCGCAAGGCCGCCGACGTGGTGGAGGCCATGACGCCCGAGCAGCGCGAGAAGGCGGGCAAGACGAACAGCTGGCAGACGCTGCCGGGCATCGGACCCAAGACCGCGACGGTGATCGCGCAGGCGTGGGCCGGCCGCGAGCCCGAGACGCTGGTGGCGCTGCGCGAGTCGGCCGCCGACCTGGGCGGCGGCGAGATACGTGCAGCACTCAAAGGAGATCTGCACCTGCACTCGAACTGGTCGGACGGCTCAGCACCGATCCCCGAGATGATGGCCGCCGCCAAAGAGCTCGGCCACGAATACTGCGCGTTGACCGACCACTCCCCGCGGCTGACGGTCGCCAATGGACTGTCTGCAGACAGATTGCGCCGACAGCTCGATGTCATCGACGAACTCCGCGAACAATTTCGGCCGATGCGCATTCTCACCGGGATCGAGGTGGACATCCTGGATGACGGCAAGCTGGATCAGGAACCCGAGCTACTCGAGCGCCTGGACATCGTCGTCGCCAGCGTGCACTCCAAGCTCAAGATGGACGCACCCTCGATGACTCGCCGAATGGTGCGCGCGGTCAGCGGAGGGCAGGCAAACATCCTGGGCCATTGCACCGGTCGGCTGGTGGAGGGCGGCCGAGGCACGCGCCCCGAATCACAATTCGACGCCGAAGCAGTGTTCACCGCGTGCCGAGACAATGGTGTTGCGGTGGAGATCAATTCGCGACCCGAACGCCGCGATCCGCCCACTCGATTGCTTGATCTGGCACTGGAGATCGGGTGCGATTTCTCCATCGACACCGATGCCCACGCCCCAGGCCAGCTCGACTTCCTCGGCTACGGCGCGCAGCGGGCACTCGACGCCGCGGTCCCGCTGGACCGCATCGTCAACAGCTGGTCGGCCGAGCGGTTGCTGGAGTGGGCAGACCAGAAACGCTAG